TGGATGACGGTCGAGTGGTCCTGTCCAGTGGCCAGATCAACTCCAGTGCGACCTACAACGCCAAGTTCGCGGGCGGGGAGCCGTACACAGTCACTTTCCTCAGCAGCACGCAGTTGCGCATTACCGATGCACTGGGTAACGACGTGACCGCTGAAGCCAGCCAGAACGGTGTGGTCAGCAACAGCAACGGCGCCAACCAGGTGGTCAACTTCCGTGGTGTCGACATGAAGCTGAACATCAATCTCCAGTCCGGCGATGTCCCGGACACGGCGATTGCCGGGCATACCTTCCAGTTGGCTTCCACCCCGGACACCTTCAACACCTCGCGCAGCCCTGGTAACCCTTCGACGGCGGTCATCACCGGCTCCAGCGTGACCAACAATACCGCCTACACCAATGCGTTCCCGTCGGGCGGGGCGATTCTCAAGTTCACCAGCGCGACCGATTTCGATCTGTACGCAGCGCCGATCACTGCCGACAGCAGGCCAGTGTCGTCGGGCACCATGGTCGGGACCAACGCCACCGCCGCTGGCGTGACCTTCGCCGTGGGCGGAACGCCGGGTGCCGGTGACCAGTTTGTGATTCAGGCCAACAATCACCAGACCCAGAACGTGCTCGATACCCTGGGCCAAATGATGACCGCCATGAATTTGCCGGTTGGCTCCGACCCGGTCGCCAGACAGAAATTTCTGGCGGCCATGGATTCGGGCATGGGCAACCTCGACAGCGCCTCCAACCAGATTGGCACCGCAGTGACTTCGATCGGTGCGCGTGGTCAGTCGCTGGATGATCAGTCCACGACCAACGAGACCCTGACGTTGGCCAATACCGCGAGCCAGTCATCGATTCGCGATTCTGATCCGGCCGAGGTAATGACTCGCCTGACGTTGCAGCAGACCATGTTGCAGGCTGCCCAACTGGCGTTCAGCAAAATTTCTCAGTTGGGCCTGTTCAACAAGATCTGACGGCTGCCGGGCGCGCAGGCGCCCGATTGCCCTGACCCTTCAATATTCATCGTTTTTGCGGTTTCAAAGGGCTCGCTGTCCTGGGCGGACCCGCACCGCTTGTGAGCCCGCCGTGAATTCACTTCCGCTTGTCAGCCTGGTCATTCCTGCCTTCAACCCACGCTTTTTCAACCGGGCCTTGCGCAGTGCCGTGACCCAGAGTTACGGCAATCTGGAGATCATTGTCTGCGATGACAGTCGCGACAACGAGATCGAGGACATCGTCGCTTCGGTGGTTGAGCAAACCGGAGTCGCCGTGCACTACGTGCGCAATCCGCGCACCCTGGGGCTGGTCGGTAACCTGCAAGCATGCCTTGAGCAGGCGCAAGGCGAGTTCATCAAGTTTCTCTGTGATGATGATCAACTGTTCTCGGCGTGCATTGAGCGCCAGGCGCAGCCGCTCATCGATCATGCAGAGGTGAATCTGGTACTGGCCCAGCGACTGTTCTGGGATGCCGATGACCTGGTGCTGCCGTCGCGGCTCGAAAACACGCCGCTTTCCCCGGCGAGCGGGCTGTTCAAGGGCGAAGACCTGCTGGGGATCTTCGAGAACTTCCCGGTCAATATCCTCGGCGGATTCAGCAATGCGCTGTTCCGTCGCGCGGATGTGCTGGAGCTGATGCCAGCCTTGACCCAGCCAGGACACTGCTTCGTCGCAACCCTCGATTTTGCCCTGTACGTTTGCCTGCTGCGGCGCGGCAACCTGGTGGTGTCCAACCTCATCCTCAGTGTCGAGCGCCTGTATCCGGAGCGGCTGAGCGGCCAGCAAGCCATGAAGGACGCGGTAGAGGCCGAGCGGCAATGGATGTTGCAGATGCTCAAGGCCCGCAGCGGCGAGTCGGCGCCTGCACCTGGATGGGTTCGCTATCTGCCGCTGTCCAAGGCGGGCGAGTCACCCCGGGTCTGGGAAGAGTTGCCATTGAGCCGAACCTTGGGTACCCGGCAGACCACTCAGGATTACCAGGTCGGTATCGCCAGCGTCAGTTTCGCCGAGCTGTATGGCCAGTGGCTTTCCTGCCGCAGTCTCAGCGACGGGCAGCGAGAGCTGTTGTCGGAAACGCTGGCCGGTTGGCCGCATGTGCCTAAAATCGTCCCGGTCATCATTGATGAGCACGGCAGCCGATCTGCGCTGGAGCTCACGCTGGAAGCGCTCGCGGAACAGGATTACGCGCCTGAGCTGACGCTGGTGCTTTCGTCTGCCTGTACTGAGGCCAGGCTGAGTGAAGGGGTTTTCCGTTTGCCGCTGCAAGATGACTGGCAGCAACAAATCAACGATCTGCTGCCGCAACTGGCAGGCGCCGACTGGTTCTATCTGCTGCGCGCCGGCGATCGTCTGGTGGCCCCGGCCTTGCTCGTCATGGCCGAACGGATCGCCCACTCGCACACACTGACGTGCCTGTACAGCGATGAGGGCGGACTGCGACAGGGGGAATCGGTGGAGCCTGCGTTCAAACCCGATTTCAACCTGGACCTCATGCGCAGCTACCCCTACGTCGGGCGTGCCCTGGCGTTCGAGCGCGAGCGATTCCTGGCGCTGGGCGGTTTTGATTCGGTGTACGGCGAACTGGCACCTCACGATGTGTTGTGGCGCATGGTCGAGAATGACGGCACCCAGGTGATCGGCCACATCGCCGAAGTGTTGCTGGAGTCGGTGTTCGACCTGGGCAAATGGCTGTCGCAGCCGGACGTGATCGACAACAATCGGCTGTTGCTCGAGGCGCACCTGCAACGTGTTGGCGTCGCCCATGACATTCGCCAGGGCAGTTCGGCGCTGCTCAATCGTGTCGACTATCGGCATGCCGATCAGCCGCTGGTGTCGATCATCATTGCCAGTCAGGACCAGACGATTGCCTTGCAGCGTTGCGTCGAGACCCTGCTGGAGAAGACCGCTTACGGCGAGTACGAATTACTGCTGGTGGACAATGGCAGCGAGAGCGCCGAGGCGCGGGCCTGGTTCGCCGCTATGGCGCAGTTGGGCAGTGAGCGGATTCGTGTGGTGAGCTGTGAGCGTCAGGACAATGTGGCGGCGCTGCGCAATTTCGCCGTGAACCAGTCCCGTGGTGATTACGTCCTGTTGCTCAACCCTTATGCGGTGATCACCCAGGGTGACTGGCTGGATGAATTGCTCAACCACGCACAGCGTCCGGAAGTCGGCGTGGTCGGCGCCAAGCTGTTCAACCCGGATGGTTGCGTGTTGCATGCCGGCCTGATCCTTGGTCTGCAGGGCCCGGCCGGTGCGCCGTTTTACGGCGAGTCTCTGCAGGCATTGGGTTACATGAACCGGTTGCAGGTCGCTCACAATTTGAGTGCCGTCGGTGGTGATTGCCTGATGGTGCGCAAAGCGGTGTTCGAAGCGGTCGGCGGCCTGGACGAGCAGGAGCTGGCGCAGTCGCTGCACGAGGTGGACCTGTGCCTGCGGGTTGGCCAGGAAGGTTATCTGGTGGTGTGGACACCTTTTGCTCAAATGGCGCTGGGGGCGAAACCGGCCGTGGTGGGGCAAGCGGACGAGGAGACTTCGCGTGCCCAGGAACAGGAGGTATTCTACAAACGGTGGTTACCGCTGATTGCCCGTGATCCGGCTTACAACGTCAATATGTCGTTGCATGGGCTCGGTGGCTCCAGCTTCAGTCTCGAGCCAGGCCTGCGTACAGGCTGGAGCCCGTTTTCCAACGAACATCTGCCCAAAATTCTCGCGGTGCCCATCAATGCATCTGCCATTGGTCACTACCGGGTGACGCAGCCCTTGCTCGAGCTGGAAGCGGCAGGCCGGGCTTTCGGGCGTATCCATTACAGCATGCCGTCGATCATTGAAATCGAGCGTCAGGCGCCTGACGTTATCATCCTGCAAGGTCGCTATTCAGAAGGGACGATCAGCGAGATTCCCGCACTGCAACGCTACTCCAATGCGCGGCGGATCTACGAGCTCGATGACTATGTCATCCACGTTCCACATCGCAATGCGCATATCCGCAACATGCCGGGCAAGGATGAGATGGAGAGGCTGGTGCGAGGGGCGATCGGTATGTGCGATCGCGTCGTGGTCTCGACCGAGTCGCTGGGTAATGCGTTATCCGACATGCACAACGACATTCGTGTCGTGCCGAACATGCTCGCGGCCAACTTGTGGACGGATCTGCGCAGTCAGCGCCGCACCTCGAAAAAACCTCGGGTCGGCTGGGGCGGCGGCACCAGTCACCACGGGGACCTGGCGGTCATTGCCGATGTGGTTCGTGAGTTGGCCAATGAAGTCGACTGGGTATTCTTCGGCATGTGCCCGGATGATCTACGCCCGTACATGCACGAGTTCCATGGGGTGATCGGGCTGGATGTCTACCCGGCGAAGCTGGCCAGCCTGAATCTGGACCTGGCATTGGCACCACTGGAGTTCCATATCTTCAACGACTGCAAGAGCAACCTGCGCTTGCTGGAGTATGGCGCTTGTGGCTACCCGGTGATCTGCACCGACACCGAAGCCTATCGCGGCTATTTGCCGTGTACCCGAATCAAGACCAATTCCACGGACGAGTGGCTGCAAGCCATCCGCATGCACCTGGCTGATCCGGATGCCAGTTATCGCATGGGTGATGAGCTGCGCGAGACCGTCTTGCGCGACTACGTGTTGCGCGGCGACAATCTACGTTACTGGGAAAACGGCTGGCTCGCGGACTGATCGTTCGGGCTTTGGTCCAGACAAGGCGGGCGACGTTGAGTCGCCTGCCTTTTTTGTTCTTCACGCAATGCCGAGCAACAGCCATGCCGCCAAACCTGTAGGAGCCGGCTTGCTGTCGATGGCGCCCCGACAGCCAACCATTTTCTTGCTGGGTGCATATCCGTTGCTGCGGTAACGGCTTCTGGCGGTTTCGCTCTTACAGCGAGTCACTTTCGAAAAGCGCGAAAGTAACCAAAGCGCTTTGCCCCTGTCGTTCGGTGCCTCGCTGTGGCTCGGCATGCCCTCGCTCCGGTCCTGCTCCGTGGGCCCGCCGCCATCGGCCATCCATGGCTGGGGGCGGCTAACCCGGCATCCATGCCGGGTTGCCCACTGCGCAGAACCTCCGCTCGGCCTCTCGAGGGGGCGGATACCGCAACAGCACCGCGAGGCGAGCTAACGCTCGACCTCGTTGTTCGTGATATATGCGTTCTGCTGTAGGAGCCGGCTTGCTGGCGATTGTCGTTAACGATGACGCATGTGGTCTGGTAAGCCGCGGGGCCGCCATCGCCAGCCAGCCGGCTCCCGCAGAAGCGCGCCCTGAGCCTCTCGTCGTATCGCCGGGTGCTGGACTGAAAGAGCTGGCGCGATTCCTGCTAGTCCCCCTCATATCGCCATAAAACGAGCACTTCCGGTGAGTCTGGAGGCGCCCTGAACGGCATGAAAAGTTTTAGCCAGATGGCCCGCAAAAGCTTGATACAGCTTGGCTGAGCCCTGTGACGAACAAGAGGGGAAGGGGATGAAGGCAGTTATTTTGGCGGGTGGCCTGGGCACGCGGATCAGTGAAGAGTCGCACCTCAAGCCCAAGCCAATGATCGAGATCGGCGGCAAGCCAATTCTCTGGCACATCATGAAGCAGTACTCCGCGCACGGAATCCACGATTTCGTGATCTGCCTTGGCTACAAGGGCTACGCGATCAAGGACTTCTTCGCCAACTACTTCCTGCATACCTCCGACGTCACCTTCGACATGTGCAACAACCGCATGGACGTTCATCAGAACTACAGCGAGCCATGGCGCGTCACCCTGATCGATACCGGTGAAGAAACCATGACCGGTGGCCGTCTGCGTCGCGCGGCCCGTTATCTGGAAGGTGAAAAGGCCTTCTGCTTCACCTACGGCGATGGCGTTTCCGACCTTAATATCGGCGAGTTGGTGGATTTCCACCTCAGCCACGGCAAGCTCGCCACTGTCACCGCGGTACAGCCACCGGGACGCTACGGCGCCCTGGAACGCGAGGGCGACACGGTGTTGGGCTTCACTGAAAAACCACGGGGCGACGGCGGCTGGATCAACGGCGGCTTCTTTGTACTGTCGCCCAAAGTCTTGCCCTACATCACCGACGATCAAACGTCCTGGGAAGCCGAACCTTTGGCGGCCCTGGCCAGCGAGCAACAGTTGCAAGCGTTCCAGCACGACGGTTTCTGGCACCCGATGGACACCCTGCGTGACAAGAATCACCTGGAGTCGTTGTGGCAGAGCGGGGAGGCCCCATGGAAACAATGGGACTGAGCCAGGACTTCTGGCGCGGCAAACGGGTTCTGGTCACCGGCCACACCGGTTTCAAGGGCAGTTGGCTGACGCTGTGGCTGCAAAGCCTGGGCGCACAGGTCAGCGGGTTCTCCCTCGATCCGTCCACCGAGCCGAGCCTGTTCGAACTGGCGCGCGTGCACGAAGGCATCAACGATCAGCGCGGTGATTTGCGTGACCTCGGTGCCTTGCTCGAACTGATCGGCGACACCCAACCGGAAATCGTCTTGCACCTCGCTGCCCAGCCGCTGGTGCGCGAAGGTTATCGCGACCCGCTGGGTACGTATTCCAGCAACGTCATGGGCACCCTCAACCTGCTCGAAGCGATCCGTCAGGTCGGCGGCGTCCGTGCCTGCGTGCTGGTGACCACCGACAAGGTGTACGCCAATCAGGAATGGCTGTGGCCATACCGCGAGAATGAAGCGTTGGGCGGTCACGATCCCTACAGCAGCAGCAAGGCGTGTTGCGAGTTGCTGGCGCAATCCTATGCCGCGTCGTTCTTCCCTGCTGAAAAGCATGCCGACCACGGCCTCGCCCTGGCTACGGCGCGCGCCGGCAACGTGCTGGGGGGAGGTGATTTCGCACCGGAGCGATTGATTCCCGATGTCCTCAAGGCGTGGTCGGCGAACGAGCCCGTGACCCTGCGCTACCCGCAAGCCGTGCGCCCGTGGCAGCACGCGCTGGAACCGCTGGCCGGGTATCTGCAGCTGGCCGCCGGTCTGTATGAGCAAGGCCCGCAGTTCGCCGGTGCGTGGAACTTCGGTCCGAGCGAGGCGGACATGTGCAGTGTCGGCGAGGTGGTCGAGTTGCTTGCCCATCGTTGGCCGCAAGCACGTGGCTTGCGCATCGAACCGAGCGAGATGCATGAAGCCGGGCTGTTGCGCCTGGACAGCAGCCGCGCCCGTCAATTGCTGGCCTGGCAACCTCGCTGGTCCTTGCAGCAATGCCTGACTCAGACGCTGGATTGGCATATGGCGTGGCAGAACGGTGACGACATGCGCGCTATCACTCTGGGCCAATTGAACCAGTACCGAGGCGCGCTGTGAGTGAATTTCTATTGAAAGCGTTGCCGCTGGACGGGTTGTTCAGCGTGCAGCACAAACGCTTCGAAGACGAGCGCGGGCACTTCGCCCGGCTGTTTTGCGAAGGCAGCCTGAGCGCTTTCGGCCATGCGTTTCACATTCGTCAGATCAATCATTCCTGCACCCGCGAGCGCGGCACCGTGCGCGGCCTGCATTATCAGACTGCTCAGGCGCCTGAAGCAAAATTGATTACCTGCCTGCGCGGTGACGTGTGGGATGTGGCAGTGGATTTGCGCCCCGACTCCGAAACCTTTTTGCACTGGCACGCCGAACACCTGCGAGCTGGCGATGGGCGCAGCCTGTTGATCCCTGCCGGTTTCGCCCACGGCTTCCAGACCCTGAGTGCCGATGCCGAGATGCTTTACCTGCACAGCCACGATTACACACCCGAACACGAAGGTGGGTTGTCGGTGAATGACCCGCGGTTGGCGATTGCCTGGCCGCTGCCTGTCAATAATCTGTCGGCGCGGGATGCCAACCATCCGTCCCTTGATGAATACTTTGCCGGAGTGCGTTTATGAACTGCCGTGGTTGCGCGACTCCACTGGCCTTGCCGCTGATTGACCTCGGCACGTCGCCGCCGTCCAACGCCTACGTGCGCGCCGATCAGTTGGAGCAGGCCGAGCAATGGGTGCCCTTGAAGGTCGCGGTATGTCAGCAGTGCTGGCTGGTGCAGACCGAGGATTACACCCGCGCCGACAGCCTGTTCGATGCCGAGTACGCCTACTTCAGTTCGTTCTCCAGTACCTGGCTGGCCCATGCCGAAAAGTATGTGGCCGAGATGGTCGAGCGCTTCGGCCTGACCGCTGACAGCCGTGTGGTGGAAATTGCCGCCAATGACGGTTACCTGTTGCAGTACGTGGCGGGGCGCGGCATTCCGTGCCTGGGCGTCGAGCCGACCCGCAGCACCGCGCAAGCGGCACGGGAAAAAGGCCTGGATATTCGTGAACTGTTTTTCGGTCGCGACACCGCTGCGCAGTTGATCAGCGAAGGCTGGGGCGCTGACCTGATGGCTGCCAACAACGTGCTGGCCCATGTGCCGGACATCAACGATTTCCTCGGCGGTTTTGCGACCTTGCTCAAACCGGCGGGTGTGGCGACCTTCGAATTTCCGCAATTGCTGACGCTGATGGCCGGGCAGCAGTTCGACACGCTGTATCACGAACACTATTCCTACCTGTCCCTGACTTCCGTGCAGGCCTTGTGCGAACGCAATGGCCTGCAAGTGTTCGACGTCAGCCAGCTCTCGACCCATGGCGGTTCGCTGCGGGTGTTCGTACAGCGCCTGGATGGCGAGCGTCGTCAGGTGCAGTCGGCGGTACAGCAGCAGTTGCAGGCCGAACTCACAGCCGGAGTGAAAACACTCGAGTATTACGCAACCCTCGCGCCAGCCGCTGAACGCATCAAGCACGAACTGTTGCGCTTCTTGTTGCAGGCCAGGGCCGATGGCAAGCGAGTGGTTGGCTATGGCGCCGCCGCGAAGGGCAACACCTTGCTCAACTACGCCGGGGTCAGACCGGACCTGCTGGCCTGGGTCGCCGATGCCAACCCGCACAAGCAGGGCAAGTACCTGCCGGGAAGTCGCATTCCGATCGTGTCGCCGACGCAAATCGATATCGAAAAACCGGATTACGTCTTGGTGCTGCCGTGGAATCTGCTGCACGAAGTTAGTCAGCAACTGGCCAATGTCCGTCGGTGGGATGGCCGTTTCGTGATTGCCGTGCCTGAGTTGACCGTCCTGTGAAGGTGCTGGTGACCGGGGCCACCGGGTTTGTCGGACGACATCTGGTTGCGGCGTTGCTCGCCCGCGGCTGCGAAGTTCGCGCGGTGGCGCGCAACGCCGAGACCGCCGCGGGTTTGCCGTGGATCAATGCCGTGGAATTCATCGCGGCGGATATTGACGCCGACGACTTGAATGTCGCCGCGTTGACCAAGAACATCGATGCCCTGGCGCATCTGGCGTGGCCGGGACTGCCGAACTATCAGGCGTTGTTTCATTTCGAGCACAACCTGATGGCCGACTATCGGTTCATCAAGCGCGCGGTCGAGGCGGGCGTGGCCCAGGTGCTGGTCACCGGCACCTGTTTTGAATATGGCATGCAGAGCGGGCCACTCAGCGAGCAGACCGAGCCGCAGCCCGGTAATCCCTATGGATTGGCAAAGAACACCCTGCGCCTGTTCATAGAGCAACTGCAACGACTGCAGCCGTTCACCCTGCAATGGGCGCGTCTGTTTTACCTGCACGGCGAAGGCCAGAACCCCAACAGCCTGTTGGCAGCGCTGGACCGTGCGATCGATGCCGGGGACGACAGCTTCAACATGTCGGCAGGCGAACAGTTGCGCGATTACCTGCCGATCGAAACCACCGCCGGTTACCTCGCATCGATCCTGCACCAACGCAACTTCAACGGGGTGATCAATTGTTCCAGCGGCCGACCAATTTCGGTTCGGGCACTGGTAGAGCAACGCCTGCACGAACGCGACGCGTCGATCCGCTTGAATCTCGGTCATTACCCATACCCGACCCACGAACCGATGGCTTTCTGGGGTGTAGCAGACCGCTTGCAGCAGCTGCTGGGAGCAGAGCATGGGGCATGAATTGTATCGGGACACCGACCTACCGGAATTGCAAAACCGAATTTTCGCCTACGCCTTGACTGCGCCTGGGCGGCGTGCGGATGTCCTTGCCGCAAGCGGCCGTGGCCGCGTTGCAGAAGGGGCGAACCGTTTGTGATGAAATCCAACAACCTCGAAGAAATCAAGCGGATGACCGATGGACGCCTGTCTATCACGCCATCGACAGCGCTTCGTTCTAGTGACTATTGAGATTCTAAAATGACTGACAACACCATCAATAAAGCCTTCGAAGCCGAATGCCAGGAACAGATTGCCGCTCAGGGCGACAACCAGAAACTCGTCGGTCTGGCGCGGGATTTCTACAACGAATCTGCCAAGCACAAGTACAGCTACCATTTCTCGTGGATGGGACGGCCGATCATTCAGCTGCCACAAGACATGATTGCCATGCAAGAGATCATCTGGCAGGTCAAGCCAGACCTGGTGATCGAATGCGGTATCGCCCACGGCGGCTCGATCATCTACTACGCGTCCCTTCTGGAACTGCAAGGCCACGGCGAAGTGCTGGGCATTGACGTGGACATCCGTGCGCACAACCGCGTAGCCATCGAAAGCCACCCGATGAGCAAGCGCATCAAAATGATCGAAGGTTCGAGCATCGACCCTGCGATCGCTGCTCAGGTACGCGCCGCGGCACAAGGCAAGAAAGTCATTGTGGTGCTCGACTCCAATCACACCCACGACCACGTGCTGGAAGAGTTGCGCCTCTACGCGCCGCTGGTTTCCGTAGGCAGCTACTGCGCGGTAATGGACACCGTGGTTGAAGACATGCCGGCCGACTCTTTCCCCGACCGTCCTTGGGGTCTGGGCGACAACCCGAAAACCGCCGTGTGGAAATACCTGGAAGAAAACGTCGACTTCGATATCGACCAGCAAATGCAAAACAAGCTGCTGATTACCGTCGCCCCGGACGGCTACCTGCGTCGGGTTCGTTAAGTAGCAACATCATCAAAGTGTTTATTTGGCGATTCGCCGGTAGTAGGAGAGGTTATGCAAGGCAAGTACAGTTCTGAACACACGTTGCCACTCAACGAGCTGTTGACAGTGGTGCTGATTACTCACAATCGACCGGCGTTTTTGCGTCGGGCGTTGAAGTATTACAACACCTTGCCTTGCAAAGTTCTGGTACTGGACTCCACTCCAGAGCGGCCGGAGGGTGACTTTTCCTCGGTCGATTACCAGCACGTCCCACAGTTCGCCTACTGGGGCATGCAAGACAAACTCGCTTACGGCGTCGAGCAACTGACCACGCCGTACATGGTGCTGGCGGCCGACGATGACTTCATCCTGCACGACGCGCTGTTCGAATCGGTTGGCTTCCTGGAGGCCAATCGCGATTACGCAATGTGTCATGGCTATTGCCTGATGTACCTGGCGCTTGCCGGCAGCGTGAGCTACTACCGTCGCGACAAGAAAGTCTGCGAAGACTACTCATCCGAGCGGGCGCAGGACCGTGTGCTGGATTACATGCATCAGTACCTGCCGCCGTTTTATGCGGTCACCCGAACCGACCTGATGAAAAAATGGCATTCGGCACTGCCGCCGGGCACCAGTTTCCAATGGCAGGAAATTGGTCACGTGTATTATCTGTTGGCGAGCGCCAAGGCGCGGATTTTGCCGACGGCCTATGTGGTGCGCGAGATCAACTATGGTACTTCCGAGCACAACACCGAGGTGTATCACTCGCTGACCTACACTGACGCCAAGTCGGTGGCCGAACGCGAAGCCTTTGCCGAGTTCCTGGCCTCGCTGCCAACCGGTATCAATGACCTCGATTTGCAGCAGCGCAAGGCATTTGCCCTGGAAAGCTTCGAGGCCATGACCGACAGCCTGCAAACCGGTCGGGCACTCGCGGCGGAGTTGATATTCCAGTCCACCTGGAACAACGCACTCAAGGTCCCGGAGCGTCGTTTCGGGCCGTTGCAATACGTCGAGATGCCGTTCTACAACCAAGTGTTTTTCGATCGTTTGACTCAGTTCGAATTCCTGCTGCATACCATGCCGGCCGGTCGTGTACAGCTTCAGGGACTTGAAGGGGTATGGACGCGCCAGGAGCACTTGCTGCGCGCCCGCAACAACGATACGCCGGAAAGTGTGATCGATCGTTTGTGGCAGGCCCACGACCTCAACGCATTCAATCGCACGGTGAGCGAACGTCTGGTGGCCCAACTGGAGTTGTTGGGTGAAGACGAAGACGCACAGGCGATGCGTGACTGGATCACGCGTTTAGAGGAGGTGTCAGTCGAGAAGCATCACCCGACTTTCAACAAAATGCTGTCCGGTCGACTGCTCCATTGGCTTGAATCTCGCCAGCCCGATGCACAAGTCACCGAGTCGATTGCCCGGCATCTGGCAGCCAATGACGGTGGCCCACAGTTCGGCATCTTTTTGCTGGACCTGGGCAACGACATCGACAAATTGCAAGTCACCCTCGACAGTCTGCTCGAAGGTCACAGCAAGGCGTTCAAAATCGTGGTCTTCACCACCGGTGCTGCACCGGCGGCAACCAATGCGCGAAACACCTTGCACTTTGTCCGCGTCACGCAAGGAAACTTCGTTGAAAAACTCAATCAGAGCGCTCGTCAATCGTCTTGCGATTGGCTGCTACTGGCCGAAGCGGGCGATGAGTTCACTGCTGGCGGTCTGTTGCGTGCCAGTCTGGAGCTGTTGTCGGCAACAGATTGCCGTGCCGTTGCCACGGATGAAATTCAGCGAACCACGGAGGGCGCGCTGGTAGACGTGTTCCGTCCAGGGTTCAACCTTGACCTGTTGCAAAGCCTGCCTGCCTTGATGGCGCGGCACTGGCTGATTCGTCGGGACGTGTTGATCGAGGCCGGTGGTTACGAGGCCGATTTCAGCAAGGCCCTGGAATTCGATTTGCTGCTGCGCATCATCGAGCAGGGCGGCCTGAACGGGCTGGCCCACCTCGACGAACCGTTGCTGATTACCCAGGCGCCGATGCTGGAAGAAAACGCCCATGAGCGTCAGGCGTTGTTGCGCCACCTGGGTAACCGTGGCTACAAGGCCAAGATCACTTCGCCGGTGCCGGGTACCTATCAGATCGACTATCGCCACGACGAGCGTCCAGCGGTCTCGATCATCGTGCCGGCCGGGGACGATCTGGCCGCCCTGCAACAGTGCCTGCGAAGCGTGCTGTTGCGTACCCGCTACACCCACTATGAAGTGCTGATCGCGGTCAATCCGAATCAGTCGGCTGACGTCAATGACTGGCTCGGCACCTATCAACATCCGAAGGTCAACATCCTGCGCTCCGATCAGGTCCTGAGCGAAGCGGCGCTGTACAACTCCGCCATCCTGCAGGCACAGGGTGAGTACCTGGTGCTGCTGGCCCCCGACAGTGAAGTGGTCAACCCGAACTGGCTCGAGTCGCTGCTCAATCACGCCCAGCGTCCAGAAGTCGGCGTGGTCGGTCCGAAGTTGATCGATCGCGAGGGCAAGGTCACCCAGGCTGGCCTGATCCTTGGCATGAACGGCGCGGTCGCTTCGGCGTTCGTCGGTGAAAAACAGGATGCCGAGGGCTACATGCATCGCCTGGTCCTGGAGCAGAACTACTCGGCGGTATCGAAAGCGTGCCTGATGATCGGCAAGGCGTTGTTCGAAACCTTGGGCGGTCTGGACGCCACCACGTTCGCCGAAGCGTTCAGCGACGTCGATCTGTGCCTCAAGGCCGGTCAGGCGGGTTACCTCAACGTGTGGACGCCGCTGGTTCGGATCGCTCACAACGGCGAAGTACCCCAGGCGCCACAGGCCCTCGAAGCTCTGCGTGAAAAATGGGCCGCGGCCTTTGTTCAGGACCAGGCCTATAACGCCAATCTGTCCCTGAACGGCAAGGGTTTTGCCCTGGGTGAAAGCGTTCCGGTGAACTGGGCGCAGTTGCTCG
The Pseudomonas sp. MYb327 DNA segment above includes these coding regions:
- the rfbG gene encoding CDP-glucose 4,6-dehydratase, with the protein product METMGLSQDFWRGKRVLVTGHTGFKGSWLTLWLQSLGAQVSGFSLDPSTEPSLFELARVHEGINDQRGDLRDLGALLELIGDTQPEIVLHLAAQPLVREGYRDPLGTYSSNVMGTLNLLEAIRQVGGVRACVLVTTDKVYANQEWLWPYRENEALGGHDPYSSSKACCELLAQSYAASFFPAEKHADHGLALATARAGNVLGGGDFAPERLIPDVLKAWSANEPVTLRYPQAVRPWQHALEPLAGYLQLAAGLYEQGPQFAGAWNFGPSEADMCSVGEVVELLAHRWPQARGLRIEPSEMHEAGLLRLDSSRARQLLAWQPRWSLQQCLTQTLDWHMAWQNGDDMRAITLGQLNQYRGAL
- the rfbC gene encoding dTDP-4-dehydrorhamnose 3,5-epimerase, which codes for MSEFLLKALPLDGLFSVQHKRFEDERGHFARLFCEGSLSAFGHAFHIRQINHSCTRERGTVRGLHYQTAQAPEAKLITCLRGDVWDVAVDLRPDSETFLHWHAEHLRAGDGRSLLIPAGFAHGFQTLSADAEMLYLHSHDYTPEHEGGLSVNDPRLAIAWPLPVNNLSARDANHPSLDEYFAGVRL
- a CDS encoding NAD(P)-dependent oxidoreductase — protein: MKVLVTGATGFVGRHLVAALLARGCEVRAVARNAETAAGLPWINAVEFIAADIDADDLNVAALTKNIDALAHLAWPGLPNYQALFHFEHNLMADYRFIKRAVEAGVAQVLVTGTCFEYGMQSGPLSEQTEPQPGNPYGLAKNTLRLFIEQLQRLQPFTLQWARLFYLHGEGQNPNSLLAALDRAIDAGDDSFNMSAGEQLRDYLPIETTAGYLASILHQRNFNGVINCSSGRPISVRALVEQRLHERDASIRLNLGHYPYPTHEPMAFWGVADRLQQLLGAEHGA
- a CDS encoding cephalosporin hydroxylase family protein, with amino-acid sequence MTDNTINKAFEAECQEQIAAQGDNQKLVGLARDFYNESAKHKYSYHFSWMGRPIIQLPQDMIAMQEIIWQVKPDLVIECGIAHGGSIIYYASLLELQGHGEVLGIDVDIRAHNRVAIESHPMSKRIKMIEGSSIDPAIAAQVRAAAQGKKVIVVLDSNHTHDHVLEELRLYAPLVSVGSYCAVMDTVVEDMPADSFPDRPWGLGDNPKTAVWKYLEENVDFDIDQQMQNKLLITVAPDGYLRRVR
- a CDS encoding class I SAM-dependent methyltransferase — encoded protein: MNCRGCATPLALPLIDLGTSPPSNAYVRADQLEQAEQWVPLKVAVCQQCWLVQTEDYTRADSLFDAEYAYFSSFSSTWLAHAEKYVAEMVERFGLTADSRVVEIAANDGYLLQYVAGRGIPCLGVEPTRSTAQAAREKGLDIRELFFGRDTAAQLISEGWGADLMAANNVLAHVPDINDFLGGFATLLKPAGVATFEFPQLLTLMAGQQFDTLYHEHYSYLSLTSVQALCERNGLQVFDVSQLSTHGGSLRVFVQRLDGERRQVQSAVQQQLQAELTAGVKTLEYYATLAPAAERIKHELLRFLLQARADGKRVVGYGAAAKGNTLLNYAGVRPDLLAWVADANPHKQGKYLPGSRIPIVSPTQIDIEKPDYVLVLPWNLLHEVSQQLANVRRWDGRFVIAVPELTVL